Within Amycolatopsis sp. FDAARGOS 1241, the genomic segment ACCATCCGTGTGGCCAGGTCGATCACGGTCGCCAGATACAGCCACCCTTCACCCGTTTGGGGTTCGGTAGCCGAGGCTGCTGTGGAGTCGTTTCCGGTTGTAGAGCGGTGGGTGAACCCGATCGCGATTCGGGCGGTTTCGTCGGGCAGGGCTTCGGTGTAGGCCAGGCGGGAGTAGCCGTCGACTGTGCAGATGGTGATCGAGACTGGCAAGCCGGTGGCTGAGGTCGCGCGTGATCTGGGAATCAACGCGGGCACGCTAGCCAACTGGGTCAACGCGTGGCGGCGAGAGAACCCTGGACCTGAGCAGCCGGTGAGTCCGTTCGAGCGTGCTCGGGTGGCTGAGATGGAAGACGAGATCCGCCGGTTGCGGATGGAAAACGAGTTCCTGAAAAAAGCCGCGGCCTTCTTCGCTCGGACGTCGCAGTAGCCGAGCGCTGCGCCGTGATCGACGCGGAGAAGGCCCACTATCCGATCA encodes:
- a CDS encoding transposase — its product is MVIETGKPVAEVARDLGINAGTLANWVNAWRRENPGPEQPVSPFERARVAEMEDEIRRLRMENEFLKKAAAFFARTSQ